The window CGATGAATAATTTGGATTTTTATTGAGATAAAATTTGAGATCATAAACTTCAAACAAGATGTGATTTAACATCCATTTCCTTTTTCAAGTAATATTTCAATGGGATTtttgtcaatttaatttttttaataaaaattaaattaatttccaatataaaaattattttaaaaggtGATAGAATTTGGAAAGTAGTTAATGACTGCTTCTtcaaatactaaaataataaattttgcgGAAGAAAGTGGAGTAGTAAAGCAATCCAATTTCAGACATTATaggaacatatttaattaattatacatatgATGTGACAAGTTATTTTCTCAGAGACATGGTCATGGTCAAGGCAATTGGTGTTGGATTTTAAGCAGCATCTATTAATAGATTCATAAACAAAGTCTTCAACTTTAAGAGTTTTAAGTTCGAATCTCATTGTTGATTTTTCaatgttgtaatatatttatgtcCAATCAGTCTCGTTTAAAGATTTTAAGATATAGTCCTGAACTTTAAGAGTTTTAAGTTCGAATCTCATTATTGATTTTTCAATGTGGTAATATATTTATGTCCAATTAGTCTCGTTTAAATATTTTAAGATATAGTCCTGGGTGAGGTTATGTGATCAACATATTTATACACcattttttctttaaaaacaAGTGAATGATTTAAACctcattatttattaatattgatTTTGATCTAATgacagtaatatatatatatatatatatatatatatatatatattttaatgtttttgtaaattttattccATCTTTTTATTCTAGTTTTGCAATTTTATTTCACTTTCAAATACCAATTGCAATTCgtctaaaaaataaaattggagaTAATGTTGCCTACATTGCAGCCAATTAGAAAGAATAACTTGGAGATAAAGAGCTTAAACAATCTGCAGTATTATTGTGGACTCAACATCAACGCTGAGAGGCGTATTAATGCCTCCTTATTGTGTTAAAACATTGGTATACAGGTCAAAACAATATGGAAAGTTGCTAAATATATATTATCAACCACTTTCTAATGGTTGTTGACCCAGAATTGTTTCTGAAGATAGTTAACCACATTCTTGTCCAATTGGAATGCCTTAGCCAGAACGTCAGGGTTAATTGGTGGATTAGATCCAAACACTGCATTTGCAATTGTGATGACTCCTGGATTTTGGCTGCTCAGTCCAGCAATAGCAACTGCATTAGTATTTCCAATGTTGAATTGAAAGtgaatgagaccaattggaaacaCAAAAACATCTCCTGCATTTAGAACTTTGGTAATGAGTCGATTGGGGTTTGATGTAACAAAACCCACATACAGGGTGCCTTCCAAGACTACTAGAATCTCTGTGGCACGAGGATGAATGTGTGGTGGGTTTAGGCCTCCGTATGGTGCAAAGTCAATACGAGCTATAGATATACCAAGAGTGTTGAGCCCTGGTATTTTATCAACATTTAAAAGAGTTACATTTGATCCAACTTGATTTGATGTATTTCCTGGGATGTTGAGACCCGAAAAAGAGAAATCGTTTGCTGTTGCAAGCATCGGGTCTCTGCAGAACTTTCCATTCACGAACACTGCATGGAAAATTAAGTtggggaatcaatctcagataatAATCTTGTTCAAATGGATGGAAGCTAATAAATTGCATCACATGTATAGATGAAGGAAAAGTGATACTGAAATAGAACACACCATCcagaatttacagaagaaaagagaaagaagaaaagttAATCATAGAAATCACATCACATACCACCATCCTTGGGGTCAttggtggcaacacaaaagtcttGAAGAGGACTAGGGTCGAAGGCAAAGGCAAAGGAAGAAGACAAAGCCAGAAGGACAAAAGCTACAAGGAAATGAGCTCCTTTCATGTTGTAATTAACTAGGCTAGGCTGGATGTCTTTAGCTTTTTACTCTGTGAGACAGCTTGAGCTGAGTGTGGGTTGGAAATCTTGCATGGGAAACAAGTGTATTTATAGATGGGTTTGGAGTTATTGAAGtagaccctttttttttttgataaatccGATTTTATTAAGAACAAGTCCTTGTTATCTGCGCAGTCCAAGAAATTAATGAATAATTGCTTAATTGGTCTTCAGTGGTTAATCTTTGTTTTTCATTTCTATGGATGAACTATTCTACAACAACTAATTTTTCTTCGTGCCTAATAAATTCCATGCTTACATCAATACGATATGGGTAGTCCTTCCTTCCTTAATCCATGTTTTCTTCTTTAGTTGATTAATGTGGAGTAATTGCAGAGTGACATGTATCCTACAAGTTAATAGCACATCAACAATTCTGGAAGGAGTAAAGAGTAGTTGAAAATAAAAAGACTATAATTTTCTTGTTGGGAACCCAGTTAATGACATTGTAGGCACAATTTGAACATCTATTGCCTATTGGAATACTCCCAGAGCATGTGGGATGGGGAGTTATGTACTGGAGACGTGTAGTTAATCAAGTTGAAAGGGCCTTAAAAGTTCTTGTTTAACAAGATTTGAAGAATAGGCCAACATATTaggtacttaaaaaaaaaaaaaaaaaaaaaatcaccttGTCATAACCCCGCCCCACCCCCATCCCCCACCCACGCCACCCCACATGCCCCCCACCCATAGGCTTGGACGCTTATTGCCCTATATCCTCAGGCATATCTTAAGAAGACCTTGCAATAAAAGCGTCCTATATATGAGTTCCCCTCCATTTCAGGCCCTTCTATCTATCCATTTATGGTGCCATAATCCACAAGCTTCTCAGGCAATTAGAGGAAATTAACGTGAAATGACAACTTGCAAAAATGCCGAGAATGAATTTCACCAATAACAATTATTAGTTTGGCAAGTAAATTAGTGCCTCCTGCAGTTAGATGTAAGCGACTGCAGAAGATTCAAGATCGATGTCAAATTGCCAGATCTGGCTTCACATATTCATACATTGAAGTAAGATGGTTCACTTATTAGATTTtctagatgatgatgatgattggATGGATCATAATGACATTGAATTGTATGATCATAATCATGGCTGCTGTCTGGTTCGGAATTGAAAGCTGACCGATCTAACTCAGAATAAAAACCGGTAAACTTTGATTGACCAAAACCAGTCAGTCCGGTTCAGGCGAAAATTGATAGTTACATTGATAAAAAGCCTTCGACTAGGCAACGAGGATAatattatcattcacaattatgatTTTGAATTATTCATTCTTGAGTTAGCACTTATATTGTGGCTTTATATATTAGTATGTTTAAGAGAGACAGAAGTACTTAAACAAACTGCATTCTATAATGTATTAATCAACGTGGAGAGGCATAAAGGAACCTCTTTATTATGTTACAACCATTTATAATGATCAAAACAATATGGAAAATTTCTAAAAATCATCAACTGCATTCTCCAATGGTAGTTGATTTAGAATTGTTTCTGAAGATAGTTCACCACATTCTTGTCCAATTGGAATGCCTTGGTAAGAACATCTGGGTTAATTGGTGGATTAGATCCAAACACTGCATTTGCAATTGTGATAACTCCTGGATTTTGGCTGCTCAATCCAGCAATAGCAACTGCATTAGTTTCACCAATGTTGAACTGAAAGtgaatgagaccaattggaaacaCAAAAACATCTCCGGCAGTTAGAACTTTGGTAATGAGGCGGTTGGGGTTTGACGTGACAAAACCCACATAGAGGGTGCCTTTCAAAACTACTAGGATTTCTGTGGCACGAGGATGAGTGTGGGGTGGGTTTAGGCCTCCATATGGTGCAAAGTCAATACGGGCTAATGATATACCAAGAGTGTTGAGTCCTGGTATTTTGTCAACATTTAGAAGAGTTACATTTGATCCAACTTGATTTGATGTATTTCCTGGAATGTTGAGACCCGAAAAAGAGAAGTCATTTGCCGTTGCAAGCATTGGGTCCTTGCAGAATTTCCCATTCACAAGCACTGCATGCAAAATTACGTTGGTTAACAGTAAATTAAGAACAACAATTAAAAATGGGGACAATCTCAGGTAATCTACTTCAAATTAATGGAACAAATCTAACATATggggaaaaaggaaaaagaaagcaaTTAGATGGAAATTAATCTAGAAATGCACATCACATACCACCATCCTTGGGGTCATTGATTGCAACACAAAAGTCTTGAAGAGGGCTAGGGTCGAAGGCAAAGGCAAACGAGGAAGATAAAGCCAGGAAGACAAAAGCTACAAGGAAATAAGCTCCTTTCATGTTGTAGTTAATTAGGCTAGGCTGGATTTCTTTAGCTTTTTACTCAGGAAGATTGCTTGAGCTTAGTGGTGCTGTGAATAATTTTGCAAGGGAAACAAGTGTATTTATATATAGATGGGAGTCATTGAACTAGTCTGCAGTACAGGAAACAAATGAAGACTTGTTTAATTAGTCTTCAATGgtttatttttttagtattttattCCATGGACGAACCATTCTACAACAACTATGCACATTTTTCATTGTTTAACTTCGATCCTATGCCTACATCAATACAATTTGGCTTGGAATTAGTCCATTTTCCGCATTTTCCATTCTTCATCAATATAATTTGTTAAGAATTGTTCAATGACTTCCATCTATAAATACATCTTTTATCCATGCAAGATATATATATCCCATCCCTCACCTCTAATTATAAGACTCTTTGAGATCAGTTTAGCTATACAGAGACACAGCCTAATTACAATGAAAGGAGGAGCTCATTTCCTTGTTGGTTTTGTCCTTCTGGCTTTGGCTTCGTCATTTGCCTCTGCCTATGAACCTAGTCCCCTTCAAGACTTCTGCGTGGCCATTAAGGACGCCAAGGATGGCGGTATGTCACTTGTCCCTTCTTTAAATTTCCTTGAGTTTGTGCCTCCTCTAGACCATACCTTAATATATACTATGTTGATAGCCTACCTGCATGATACATGATTTATTTACTTTACTCACTCAATTATTATGTATTAACTTTGCTATTTTTCATGCAGTCTTTGTCAATGGAAAATTCTGCAAGGACTCAATGCTTGTAACAGCAAATGATTTCTCCTTTTCGGGTCTTAATATTGCTGGAAACACATCAAATCAAGTTGGATCAAATGTAACTCTCTTAAATGTTGATAAAATACCAGGACTCAACACTCTTGGTATATCCTTAGCTCGTATTGATTTCGCACCATATGGAGGTCTAAACCCACCCCACACTCATCCTCGTGCTACAGAAATTCTAATAGTCTTGGAAGGCACCCTGTATGTGGGTTTTGTGACATCAAACCCCAATCGCCTCATTACCAAAGTTCTAAATGCAGGAGATGTTTTTGtgtttccaattggtctcattcaCTTCCAATTCAATGTTGGAAAAACTAATGCAGTAGCTATTGCTGCATTGAGCAGTCAAAACCCAGGAGTCATCACAATTGCAAATGCAGTGTTTGGATCAAATCCACCAATTAACCCTGATGTTCTCACAAAGACATTCCAACTCGACAAGAATGTAGTGAACTATCTTCAGAAACAATTCTAGATCAACAAGAACAACCATTAGTTAGGGAGTCACATAAACAGCATTGTGATTGACATCATATCTGTCAAGTTTTTATATTATTGTTACAATGACCATTGTTGTAATATAATAAGGAGCAGATTATCTCCATATTGATTTTGGATTTGGGTTTTAAATATTCTTGTGAGATGGCAGTTTCTTACTTCTTCATAGAACAGTTATACCAATATCCAAATTAAGCTCAACAAAAGTGCTAATTGATAAAGCCCGCAAATGAGAGCCTATGTGGCTCTTGATTTGTTAATTGGATATTCCCTAATTAAAAAAGTTGAAATTAAAttcattgaatttttttttatcatgtgACACATacaattcaaatttcttccttattcttataattaataaaatgtatccttcaatttttattttttattgtttataaatatatatatatatatatatattttaatttttataattaaaattcttataaTTAATTAGTATCTTATGCATTTTattaaattgatttgagatttttCTTTATTTGAAAATATGTGACATAATCCTGTTAGCATTTAAAGAATAAAGTGATTAATAGCGTCAAACATGTGCTAATTTAGTGCTGACATTAGGCGCATTAGCAATTTGAGATCTAAGTGTAAAAGACTGAAAATATAAATCttgtaaatataaaaaaagaaaaaacgaaaattaaaatattaaatgttaAAAGTTTACTTTTCCCTAAAAAATGTGAATGTTCATTCCAAATTATTATCAATCATTTTCTCTTTTGAAAATTTTCTCATTCCTCTTTTACCTTGCTTCTCCAGTTAATTTACACCGTAACAGTAACCATAAATATAACACttagaaatttttaaaataaattttaaagattcaaaatattatttattaaacttattagataaaaaaaattcaaaacttttAGAATATTCACAATTATACACAATTATAGCCAAAATCTATTTTaaaaataaggactaaattgaatttaaaaaaaaattgaagatatACAGAAGTTGGAAAACAAAAATCACATGCCCAATCATATTACTGTTAGCAATATGCTTTGCATGATATATAGGTGAGTTCATTTTGTCTCACATGTTAAGTTCAAGAAAAATAAGTAAATTCTTAAACAAAATAATGTAAATAGTTCTTTATAACAATGATAAATTTAAGAAGAATTGCATTTACATTATAATTAGATGTTATTGAAACTCGAACTCAAAATCTCAcattttaaatattagtgagcatTTGGTTAACCGAATCGAAAAGAATTGAATTTTcaactaattaaattattaatcgaCTATAAAAATATTAACCGAACCCAATTAAAATtgagagaaaatcaaaattaactgAAATCGAAAAAATTTGATTGGCTATCGATTATAACCAAATTAAccggaaaaaaataaaatatatattttatattattaattatttaataaaatattaataaaaatatatttatattcttttttatttataaaaataataaatataatttaatattaataagataataattataagttaaatattattataaaattataaaaataataattataaataatataatgttaataaaattataattaatatattaattaattaaaatttgattacttTGATTAGTTCAGTTATCAAATCAAAGGTAATCGAATCGATagctaaaaactaaaaattttattattaataataaaaaattaaatcaaataaaatttactcttattaaaataattaaattttatcggttcatttgattatttaattatatactaaTAATAAACACTATAATCTTATAGTCcactttatttttaaataaaaaaaataagcttAATATAAAAGAAAATGTTGGTATTGTCATTATCTTGCTTTTAGTTAATTGAATAAGCTTTTACACATTTATTTGAGAAGAgattttttttaagtaataaaagatTTTTTAAAGTCTAAAAACCCTTAAATTAAAGTAGAATAATTATGAactcaaatttatataaaaataaatttaataatttttaaattaaaaatttagaataaaatttataaaattaataattttaatatttaaattatatatgctttaattaattataaaaaaatttgaaataaatatttaatataaaattgggCCAAATGATTGAAACAGTGCAAAACTTTTGTAAGCTTTTTCAGTTAATTGTAATCTGGAGTTGGTCTACCAATTACATTTGGAAACGTGGAAACAATTTGCACAACTAATTCTTTATGTAGGTTTATCAAAAAACTAGGAAATTCTCCATATTAATGTATGTAATTATAAATCattttaattcatatttttttattttaatatataaaaataatataacattttAAACTTACATATTAgactcttttattatttttattttaattattttttttgtcaAACTTTTTAATCAAgatctatatatatatacatatttacttattatagtattaatagGGTAgttattaaataatttgtaatttaCGCATAATAAAAGTTTAATAAGTGTTAGACTATGTCCATATTAATTACGTGACAATACTATGAAAAAGAATAAATGTAACGAATTATTagaaatattttactattatatatagatatagatatagattatattttatgaacccaatcaaaataaaaattacctaCCCAAATTTGAAActagattaatatttttaaaattcaatcttgTTTCAATTTTTACTCTTTATTACCTGAAtctatttcaaatttaattattactattaaaaaaatacataaatttatttaattttatgtattttaattaataatctatataaaaatattttttattaataatttatattttaataatttaataattctataaaatatttaatttttattttatttaaaataaaaaatataaaaatttataaatactgttataaaaaatatatattttatatttagttaACTATTTATATAAACTAGTTTGATAATAAATATCTAATGTCTTGGAATAATAAAAGGAGAGGCAACAAAAAAGTGCTGTTTTGAATTTATCTATATCTAAAGATGCCAGGCACAGCTTTTGTCTtggaaaattaaattttttaaaatttcctcgGATAAATTAAGTGCTTCTTGTTTAAAACAGTTTAATCCATTTTCTATTGTCAGTGTGACTTCAACCAAGATCAATGCACCAGAAGATCAGCATTTAACTGAAGGTGCTGAAGATGCTGATGTAGTAATTGCAGAAAGAATCATCGATATTTTttatcaatcaaatctgataatgTAGTAtgttcctccattaaaatttagtattttttttttttcttctgcaGGTTATAGAAGTAATTCTTGAGAGAGCATTACAAGATTTCTATTACCATCTAAAAATCCAAAAGATTATTATCCTCTACCAAAGTTATATCTGTACATAAGTTTTCAATTGtctatatttatattttcttCCTCTTATGACAGAGATTATATTGTACTTATATTATGATTCTTATGAAtaaattatcaaattaaaaaaaaaattctttcaatgggatttttttgtcaatttaattttttaatagaatTATATGATATTCCAATATAAAAATCATTTGAAAGGGTGATAATGAATAATGCATGAATTTGCAAAGTGGTTTATGAATGCTTCTacgaatactaaaataataaaatttccaGAAGGAGTGGAGTAGAGCAACCCAATTTCAGAATTTAAAGGTACATAGAtaacataattaattcattgTACGTATGTCATGACAAGTTATTATCTCAAAGACATGGTCATCATAGTCAAGGCAATTAGAAGTTATTATCTCATAGACTGGTTAGTGTTGAATTTGAAGAAGCAGCAATAGATTTATAAACGAAGTGTAAATGAGCTCTACGCTGGATATTTATAATGGatagatttctttttctttttagttGAAACTCCACGTTACAAAATTTCTAATGGGTTGATTTAGTGGTAAGGaagatttatttaatttgagGAGTTTCAGGTTCTCGTCAACAAATTTGATGTGGCAGCATATTTATGTCCAATTAACCCTATTCACAGAAATTACTAAGTTTTGGCCCGATATAGGTGCAATGAGGATGATTCACGATGTGTGTGGATGTAAAATATGTAATATTTTCTACTAGGTGTGTGGTCAACCTATTTGTCCACCTTTTATTTAAAAAGTCAAAGTTTTAAatctaattatttattaattttcattttggCCTAATAATGGTAAAAAACAAAAATCTGACTTTTTAAtgcttttataaatttatttaatttttttaattctaattttgtaATTCTATTTCACTTTCAAATATTAATGGCAATTTgtctaaaaaataaaattggagaCAATGTTGCCTAGGTTGCAGCCAATTAGAAAGAATAATAACTTAAAGAAAGAAAACATGGGAAGTAAGAGTGAAAATGACGGCATTGGAAGATAAAGAAAACAGAGCACAGTATTATCGACTCAAAATCAACATTGTGAGGCGTGTTAGCTCCTTCTTATTGTATTACAACCTTGGTATACTGATCAAAACAATAAGCAACTAAATATATATTATCAACCATTTTCTAATGGTTGTTGACCCAGAACTGTTTCTGAAGATAGTTAACCACATTCTTGTCCAATTGGAATGCCTTAGCCAGAACATCAGGGTTAATTGGTGGTTTAGATCCAAATACTGCATTCGCAATTGTGATAACTCCTGGATTTTGGCTGCTCAGTCCAGCAATAGCAACTGCATTAGTATTTCCAATGTTGAATTGAAAGtgaatgagaccaattggaaacaCAAAAACATCTCCTGCGTTTAGAACTTTGGTAATGAGGCGATTGGGGTTTGATGTGACAAAACCCACATACAGGGTGCCTTCCAAGACTACTAGAATCTCTGTGGCACGAGGATGAATGTGTGGTGGGTTTAGGCCTCCGTATGGTGCAAAGTCAATACGAGCTATAGATATACCAAGAGTGTTGAGCCCTCGTATTTTATCAACATTTAAAAGAGTTACATTTGATCCAACTTGATTTGATGTATTTCCTGGGATGTTGAGACCCGAAAAAGAGAAATCGTTTGCTGTTGCAAGCATCGGGTCTTTGCAGAACTTTCCATTCACGAACACTGCATGGAAAATTAAGTtggggaatcaatctcagataatAATCTTGTTCAAATGGATGGAAGCTAATAAATTGCATCACATGCATAGATGAAGGAAAAGTGATACTGAAATAGAACACACAACCAACAATGTAtggaataaatgagaaagaaagaaaaaaaaaaattaatcataccACCATCCTTGGGGTCATTGATGGCAACACAAAAGTCTTGAAGAGGACTAGGGTCGAAGGCAAAGGCAAAGGAGGATGACAAAGCCAGTAGGACAAAAGCTACTAGGAAATGAGCTCCTTTCATGTTGTAATTAATTAGACTAAGCTAGGCTGGATGTCTCTAGCTTTTTACTCAGGAAGAGTGCTTGATCTGAGTGGAGATAGGAAATCCTGCATGGGAAACAAGTGTATTTATAGATGGGGTTTGGAGTCATTGACCTAGTCCTACATTAAATTAATGAAGAATTGCTTAAATGGTCTTCAGCAGTTGAATTTTGGTTTTTTCTATTCCATGGATGAAGCATTCTACAACAACTATACACATTTTTCTTCATGTCTAAATACCTTCCTATGCTTACATCAATAAAATTTGGGTTGGAACTAGTCCTTCCTTCTTTTCCATGTTTTCGTCTCAGTTAATCAATATAGAGTAATTGCAGACTAACATGTATCCTACAAGTTATTTGTATGTCAACAATTCTGGAACGAGCAAAGagtaattaaaagaaaatgaCTGAAATTTTCTTGTTGGCAACCCAGTTGAAGCCTTTGTAGATGCAATTTTAACATCTATTTTAATTGATAATATGGTTTGTAAAAACATATGGGAAGTTAATGCAGTGGCAAGTTTTGTCTTTGGTTGGGACAAAGTCAATGCATGGATTGATTTCTTTACAATTtggaaagatttttttttttccttctaaatattttaatttgggCATAACTGGTTGATATTTGACTTGATTAATTCATACCATAACTTAAATTTTCATTCAATGAAAAGGTCTATCTATGGTGTGTTCGACTTTATCGCATGGATTACTCAGTATATACTACACAGCGTTGGTCTTTGTTAGTATGATTAAAAATTTTCCATGAGCAGAATGAGAAACAAAAATAAGGAAAGAAATatgaaaaagaaatttaaaaaattgacTAGTTCCAAGCTGATTGTATTATATTTTGGaacttaaagaaaaaaaaaatgtttatttAGAATGGTTCGTCTatgaaattaaatgaaaaaaaaaaaaagaatatcatTGTTGCAAGACTAAGAAAAAAATCCAAAACTAATCAATTCTTAGTTAtatacaagaaaaatgaaaattaaagacaaAATGAAAAGATTTCAAAACTTTTAAATAATGTCTCAAAATATTAATGGGATGAAAAATATCATCGTATAAAATGTTGCCATATCTACGTCTCAAATAGCTTTTTGGAACAAATTAAGTTTATCCTATGAGATAACTATTTTACAACTGAAAACAATGTCATTAATGGAAATataatgattaaaattattttttatttgaaaattattttgctTAATTAGAGATAAGCGTCTCTAATTGTTTATTCATCACCTAGTAATTCTTTTCTATTTTCATTTAAGATATCTATTTACTGATTAGTAATGTTTTGGACTTAATCCAATTAATTTGAACATTGATctaagaattaaataaataaaattattatttttaaataaattcaatattttaacATACAATGACTCGCAATTTAAAATaatctatattttttttttatggttaCCC is drawn from Hevea brasiliensis isolate MT/VB/25A 57/8 unplaced genomic scaffold, ASM3005281v1 Scaf296, whole genome shotgun sequence and contains these coding sequences:
- the LOC131176962 gene encoding germin-like protein subfamily 1 member 7; protein product: MKGGAHFLVGFVLLALASSFASAYEPSPLQDFCVAIKDAKDGVFVNGKFCKDSMLVTANDFSFSGLNIAGNTSNQVGSNVTLLNVDKIPGLNTLGISLARIDFAPYGGLNPPHTHPRATEILIVLEGTLYVGFVTSNPNRLITKVLNAGDVFVFPIGLIHFQFNVGKTNAVAIAALSSQNPGVITIANAVFGSNPPINPDVLTKTFQLDKNVVNYLQKQF
- the LOC131176957 gene encoding germin-like protein subfamily 1 member 7, translating into MKGAYFLVAFVFLALSSSFAFAFDPSPLQDFCVAINDPKDGVLVNGKFCKDPMLATANDFSFSGLNIPGNTSNQVGSNVTLLNVDKIPGLNTLGISLARIDFAPYGGLNPPHTHPRATEILVVLKGTLYVGFVTSNPNRLITKVLTAGDVFVFPIGLIHFQFNIGETNAVAIAGLSSQNPGVITIANAVFGSNPPINPDVLTKAFQLDKNVVNYLQKQF
- the LOC131176963 gene encoding germin-like protein subfamily 1 member 13 isoform X1, giving the protein MKGAHFLVAFVLLALSSSFAFAFDPSPLQDFCVATNDPKDGVFVNGKFCRDPMLATANDFSFSGLNIPGNTSNQVGSNVTLLNVDKIPGLNTLGISIARIDFAPYGGLNPPHIHPRATEILVVLEGTLYVGFVTSNPNRLITKVLNAGDVFVFPIGLIHFQFNIGNTNAVAIAGLSSQNPGVITIANAVFGSNPPINPDVLAKAFQLDKNVVNYLQKQFWVNNH
- the LOC131176963 gene encoding germin-like protein subfamily 1 member 16 isoform X2 — encoded protein: MKGAHFLVAFVLLALSSSFAFAFDPSPLQDFCVATNDPKDVFVNGKFCRDPMLATANDFSFSGLNIPGNTSNQVGSNVTLLNVDKIPGLNTLGISIARIDFAPYGGLNPPHIHPRATEILVVLEGTLYVGFVTSNPNRLITKVLNAGDVFVFPIGLIHFQFNIGNTNAVAIAGLSSQNPGVITIANAVFGSNPPINPDVLAKAFQLDKNVVNYLQKQFWVNNH
- the LOC131176959 gene encoding germin-like protein subfamily 1 member 13 → MKGAHFLVAFVLLALSSSFAFAFDPSPLQDFCVAINDPKDGVFVNGKFCKDPMLATANDFSFSGLNIPGNTSNQVGSNVTLLNVDKIRGLNTLGISIARIDFAPYGGLNPPHIHPRATEILVVLEGTLYVGFVTSNPNRLITKVLNAGDVFVFPIGLIHFQFNIGNTNAVAIAGLSSQNPGVITIANAVFGSKPPINPDVLAKAFQLDKNVVNYLQKQFWVNNH